One region of Psychrobacter sp. DAB_AL43B genomic DNA includes:
- the gspL gene encoding type II secretion system protein GspL, translating to MLHVWLRAQHSPLAVWHEDSQHWQLVDGWQQLYDIYSSYKASSQKAVCLYFPSSHVLQVDTELNTAQLKQLGSIGKQYLFEETSLTPVEQLVIRQMSHTDSHYLYALAQSDIELWQQSAKLAGMNIVALLPDFLLLPTPEEGAGQQITLYQDEQTMLLRQSLYQGMAVSYLPLIFERFPHLSEVLVLPAIDEMSYDSSHTSNESVADGLDSGNGIDLTKPVATASFTAITAALIAEHQLLLTILPIIPKPLDNPERHALNFFIKSTDSQLSPYLRVAMMVALSALVLQMATDAVQWYQYNEATAATKTEIAAQYQSWFPNEPLSARTKLQVQLQPKLRSDSQAPASHIAVLARISPLIKQSSLRAQALVMQPSALSFTLIAPDRGSLDQFTNTLTSQGLTAKLEQVNSNEQGQFSGQVTVNVIENNSAANNGATS from the coding sequence GTGTTACACGTTTGGTTAAGAGCGCAGCACAGTCCATTAGCAGTCTGGCATGAAGACAGTCAACACTGGCAATTGGTTGACGGTTGGCAACAGTTATATGATATCTATAGTAGCTATAAGGCAAGTAGCCAAAAAGCTGTTTGTCTTTATTTTCCCTCAAGCCATGTTTTACAAGTGGATACTGAACTGAATACGGCTCAGCTCAAACAATTGGGCAGTATTGGTAAGCAGTATTTGTTTGAAGAGACCTCTTTGACCCCAGTTGAGCAGTTGGTAATTCGGCAGATGAGTCATACCGACAGCCATTATCTATATGCATTGGCACAAAGTGATATCGAGTTATGGCAGCAAAGCGCAAAGCTTGCTGGCATGAACATCGTAGCGTTGCTTCCTGATTTTCTATTATTGCCAACGCCAGAAGAAGGAGCAGGGCAGCAAATAACCTTGTACCAAGATGAGCAGACGATGCTATTGCGGCAATCGCTGTATCAAGGCATGGCGGTCAGTTACCTGCCTCTAATCTTTGAGCGTTTCCCGCATTTGAGCGAGGTTTTGGTATTACCAGCCATTGATGAGATGTCTTATGATTCTAGTCATACTTCTAATGAGAGTGTGGCTGATGGTCTAGATTCTGGTAATGGTATTGATTTAACAAAGCCTGTAGCAACGGCCAGCTTTACCGCTATCACAGCGGCACTGATCGCCGAACATCAGCTGTTATTAACTATACTGCCTATTATTCCTAAGCCTCTTGATAATCCTGAGCGTCATGCGCTGAACTTTTTTATTAAATCAACGGATTCGCAATTATCGCCGTATCTTCGTGTGGCGATGATGGTAGCGCTATCGGCATTAGTGTTGCAGATGGCGACTGATGCGGTACAGTGGTATCAATATAATGAGGCGACAGCAGCGACCAAGACTGAGATTGCCGCGCAGTATCAGTCTTGGTTTCCAAATGAGCCACTCAGTGCGCGTACGAAGCTGCAAGTACAATTACAACCAAAATTGCGTAGCGATAGCCAAGCGCCAGCGTCACACATAGCAGTATTGGCGCGAATATCACCTTTGATTAAGCAGTCCTCACTAAGGGCGCAGGCATTAGTGATGCAGCCCTCGGCACTCAGTTTTACGCTGATTGCGCCTGATCGTGGCAGTCTTGATCAGTTTACCAATACGTTAACGTCACAAGGGCTCACTGCCAAATTAGAGCAGGTTAATAGTAATGAGCAAGGCCAGTTTAGTGGTCAAGTGACCGTCAATGTTATAGAAAATAACAGCGCAGCGAATAATGGGGCGACGTCTTAG
- a CDS encoding SixA phosphatase family protein: MKIILVRHGQAEDETRPDSARQLTEFGQQQAAQTAEYITARYIPDYFLVSPYDRAQQTLAALQSRAPNVPSKIQDNITPSDDARHALVDIANIEAECLVIVCHMSIVANIAGLLIDDYPESFSLGEARVFEMDFVMAGMAREIDRFVPDQPY; this comes from the coding sequence ATGAAGATTATATTAGTTCGTCATGGTCAAGCAGAAGACGAAACGCGTCCAGATAGTGCCCGTCAGCTGACCGAGTTTGGACAACAGCAAGCTGCGCAGACGGCGGAATATATTACAGCTCGTTATATTCCTGATTATTTTTTGGTGAGTCCTTATGATAGAGCGCAGCAGACGTTAGCAGCATTACAGTCGCGTGCGCCTAATGTGCCATCAAAAATACAAGATAATATTACACCTTCTGACGATGCGCGTCATGCTTTAGTAGATATTGCTAATATTGAAGCAGAGTGTCTTGTCATAGTCTGTCACATGTCTATCGTTGCTAATATTGCTGGGCTGCTAATCGATGATTATCCCGAGTCGTTTTCTTTAGGAGAAGCACGCGTATTCGAGATGGACTTTGTAATGGCTGGTATGGCACGCGAGATTGATCGTTTTGTACCGGACCAGCCTTATTGA
- a CDS encoding quinone-dependent dihydroorotate dehydrogenase, with the protein MSYALLRPFLFKMDPEHAHEMTLSLLDKAHKARVLGLVYGQSMQPTDCMGLQFANPVGLAAGLDKNGDYIDALAELGFGFIEVGTVTPKPQIGNDKPRLFRIKQADAIINRMGFNNEGVDYLIEHVKRCKYKGNIGINIGKNANTPVEQAADDYVYCLERVYPHASYITVNISSPNTKNLRDLQSGEALTQLLDAIKNRHNQLATEYGFYVPLVLKVAPDLEPLQVDYISQQLLDFEIDGLIATNTTLSRVGVEDLPDGEQAGGLSGRPVSHISTQVLQQFADQLDGKVALIGVGGIDSGAKAVKKIEAGADMVQLYTGLIYRGPGLVQSCIQSIGGYYDAMES; encoded by the coding sequence ATGTCTTATGCCTTACTTCGCCCTTTTTTATTTAAGATGGATCCTGAACACGCTCATGAGATGACGTTATCTTTATTAGATAAAGCTCATAAAGCACGTGTTCTAGGTTTGGTATATGGTCAGTCAATGCAGCCAACAGACTGTATGGGTTTGCAGTTTGCCAATCCAGTTGGCCTCGCCGCAGGATTAGACAAAAACGGCGATTATATTGATGCACTCGCTGAGTTGGGCTTTGGTTTTATAGAAGTGGGTACGGTCACGCCGAAACCGCAAATAGGTAATGATAAGCCGCGACTGTTTAGAATCAAGCAAGCAGATGCCATTATCAATCGTATGGGCTTTAATAATGAAGGTGTCGATTACCTGATTGAACATGTGAAGCGCTGTAAATATAAAGGTAATATCGGTATTAATATTGGCAAAAATGCCAACACGCCGGTCGAACAAGCGGCTGACGATTATGTTTATTGCTTAGAACGTGTTTATCCACATGCCTCATATATCACAGTCAATATCTCCTCGCCGAATACTAAGAATTTACGCGACCTGCAAAGTGGCGAAGCGTTAACCCAGCTGTTGGATGCCATTAAAAACCGTCATAATCAGCTGGCAACAGAATATGGTTTTTATGTACCCTTGGTGCTTAAAGTTGCTCCTGATTTAGAGCCACTACAAGTAGACTATATCTCGCAGCAACTATTAGATTTTGAGATTGATGGTTTGATTGCGACCAATACCACGTTGAGCCGAGTCGGTGTCGAAGACTTGCCTGATGGTGAGCAAGCGGGTGGTTTGTCAGGTCGCCCAGTCAGCCATATTAGTACCCAAGTTTTACAACAATTCGCCGATCAGCTGGATGGTAAAGTGGCGTTGATTGGTGTGGGCGGTATCGATAGCGGTGCCAAAGCGGTTAAAAAAATTGAAGCCGGCGCCGATATGGTGCAGCTTTATACGGGGCTTATTTATCGAGGCCCTGGATTGGTACAGTCTTGCATTCAATCCATCGGTGGTTATTACGACGCCATGGAAAGTTAA
- a CDS encoding NAD(P)H-dependent glycerol-3-phosphate dehydrogenase: protein MTSANDKNTDTNTDIDSNQDDKKMIEKQNSLLSGIIERATKSGIGRKKLNPSAVESAVAKNMAEIHNNPTKLRLAFLGGGSFGTAMANLAARNGCDTTLWVRNKRTVKAMAKSQMNKKYLPGYKLDDRLKYSHDLQAAVKDTDIIFIAVPGLAFRETLKSIAPFISGQSIVSLTKGMEKDTFALMSDIIKDELPEVNFGVMSGPNLAIEIMKNMPSATVIASESEPLRHAVQAALHSAFFRVFASDDIRGVELGGALKNIYAIAMGMAAAYEVGENTKAMILTRGLAEMSRFGVHAGANPLTFLGLSGVGDLYATCSSELSRNYRIGNMLGRGMNIDAAVKKLGQTAEGVNTIQQVHEKATKEGIYMPITHALHAVIYEDKAALGVALHLMEAGFRSDVEFVMEHDHSNAALTAQMQTAASKEKTKKNDTDSNAKK from the coding sequence ATGACAAGCGCTAATGATAAAAATACAGATACAAACACAGATATAGATAGTAACCAAGATGATAAAAAAATGATTGAGAAACAGAATAGTCTGTTGTCCGGCATCATTGAGCGCGCCACCAAATCAGGCATTGGACGTAAGAAGTTAAATCCTAGTGCGGTGGAATCTGCCGTAGCAAAAAATATGGCAGAGATTCATAACAATCCGACCAAGCTGCGTTTGGCTTTTTTAGGTGGTGGCAGCTTTGGCACCGCGATGGCAAATTTAGCAGCACGCAATGGTTGTGATACCACGCTTTGGGTACGTAATAAGCGTACCGTCAAAGCGATGGCAAAGTCGCAGATGAATAAAAAATATTTGCCAGGCTATAAGCTTGATGATCGCCTCAAATACAGCCACGATCTACAAGCGGCAGTAAAAGATACTGATATTATTTTTATTGCTGTACCGGGCTTAGCTTTTCGTGAAACGCTGAAAAGTATCGCTCCCTTTATTAGTGGGCAATCTATTGTTTCTTTGACCAAAGGTATGGAAAAAGATACCTTTGCTTTGATGAGCGATATTATCAAAGATGAGTTACCTGAAGTGAATTTTGGTGTGATGTCAGGCCCAAATCTGGCCATAGAAATCATGAAAAATATGCCGTCTGCCACGGTCATTGCCAGCGAATCTGAGCCACTACGCCATGCTGTACAAGCAGCACTGCACAGCGCCTTCTTTAGAGTGTTTGCCAGTGACGATATCCGCGGTGTTGAGCTTGGCGGGGCACTAAAAAATATTTATGCCATTGCGATGGGTATGGCAGCCGCTTATGAAGTGGGTGAAAATACCAAAGCGATGATATTAACCCGTGGCTTGGCAGAGATGAGTCGCTTTGGTGTCCATGCAGGCGCCAATCCGCTTACTTTTTTAGGGCTATCGGGTGTTGGGGATTTATATGCTACTTGTAGCTCAGAATTGAGTCGCAACTATCGTATCGGTAACATGCTCGGTCGTGGTATGAACATTGATGCCGCCGTCAAAAAACTGGGACAAACTGCTGAAGGGGTTAATACTATTCAGCAAGTGCATGAAAAAGCTACCAAGGAAGGCATATATATGCCCATTACCCATGCACTGCATGCGGTCATTTACGAAGATAAAGCGGCGCTAGGAGTTGCTTTGCATTTGATGGAAGCAGGCTTCCGTAGCGACGTTGAGTTTGTTATGGAGCATGACCACAGCAATGCTGCGCTGACGGCACAGATGCAAACAGCGGCCAGTAAAGAAAAAACTAAAAAAAATGATACTGATAGCAATGCAAAAAAGTAA
- a CDS encoding nitroreductase: MSTSKDKKDYENNQKDNTESPIVTNAQVTDEQLINWIKSRRSIGNLNIPAPTENQIKVAIDCAVTAPDHKKLQPWRFIITQGNARHELGRAFLAAAEAQAAQEGETLSEKARQKTYNMPLRAPVIITVVTYMQAHKKVPPFEQMLSAGAAVQNLILALKAQGFSTVWRTGLLCNEPAVKDYFNVGPDDYVTAFVYTGSSPCDMPTRKPIDIEPLVRFE; the protein is encoded by the coding sequence ATGAGTACCTCAAAAGATAAAAAGGATTACGAAAATAACCAGAAAGACAATACCGAAAGCCCAATAGTGACAAACGCGCAAGTGACTGATGAACAACTGATTAATTGGATTAAATCGAGACGTAGCATCGGCAATCTTAATATCCCTGCGCCGACAGAAAATCAGATTAAAGTAGCTATCGACTGTGCCGTCACCGCCCCGGATCATAAAAAGTTGCAACCTTGGCGTTTCATTATCACGCAGGGCAATGCACGTCATGAGCTGGGTCGTGCCTTTTTGGCAGCAGCCGAAGCACAAGCGGCGCAAGAGGGCGAAACGCTGTCTGAGAAAGCACGACAGAAAACCTATAACATGCCGTTACGCGCGCCAGTTATTATTACTGTCGTCACCTATATGCAAGCGCATAAAAAAGTACCGCCTTTTGAGCAAATGCTCAGTGCGGGTGCAGCGGTTCAAAACCTCATTTTAGCGCTAAAAGCACAAGGCTTTAGTACCGTTTGGCGTACAGGTCTGCTGTGTAACGAGCCAGCCGTTAAAGATTATTTCAACGTCGGTCCAGATGATTATGTCACGGCTTTTGTTTATACTGGTAGTAGTCCTTGTGATATGCCAACACGTAAGCCGATTGATATTGAGCCACTCGTACGCTTTGAGTAA
- the purF gene encoding amidophosphoribosyltransferase, translating to MCGVVGVAAHEPVNQILYDALTMLQHRGQDAAGIVTLQDGRLYLRKENGMVRDVFMNRHMQRLVGKFGIGHVRYPTAGSSSSAEAQPFYVNSPYGITLAHNGNLTNAESLAKSLYQDDRRHLNTDSDSEVLLNVLAHEMQNLGKTHPTADDIFEATKAVYSRCEGAYGVVALITGHGLLAFRDPNGIRPLIFGERLATNGGTEYMVASESVALTGSGFSIIRDVKPGEAIFIDLNHQLHTYQCVEPKEYTPCIFEYVYFARPDSIMDNISVYKSRLRMGEKLADKILREWGEDHDIDVVIPIPDTSRTSAMELALKMNIKYREGFMKNRYIGRTFIMPGQQQRKKSVRQKLSPVPLEFKGKNVLLVDDSIVRGTTCHEIIQMARDAGASKVFFASAAPPVKYPNVYGIDMPVRSELIASGHTVEEVRDIIGADRLIFQDLDDLIDAVKDTKHSKVEGFDCAVFNGCYITGQIDEAYLDYLQEQRSETAKIGKKGMQIVADTPVDMMGVEEL from the coding sequence ATGTGTGGAGTCGTTGGGGTCGCAGCTCATGAGCCGGTCAATCAAATTCTTTATGATGCCTTAACCATGTTGCAGCATCGCGGGCAAGATGCGGCAGGTATTGTGACTTTACAGGATGGACGCTTATACTTACGTAAAGAAAACGGCATGGTACGTGATGTCTTTATGAATCGTCACATGCAACGTTTGGTAGGTAAATTCGGTATCGGTCACGTCCGCTATCCTACCGCTGGTAGCTCAAGTAGTGCTGAAGCACAACCATTCTATGTCAACTCGCCTTATGGTATTACGCTTGCGCACAATGGTAATTTAACCAATGCCGAAAGCTTGGCAAAATCGCTTTATCAAGATGACCGTCGTCACTTAAATACCGATTCAGACTCTGAGGTATTATTAAACGTCTTAGCGCACGAAATGCAGAATTTAGGTAAAACCCATCCGACCGCTGATGATATTTTTGAAGCAACAAAAGCAGTCTATAGCCGCTGTGAAGGCGCTTATGGCGTGGTGGCGCTGATTACTGGTCATGGTTTATTGGCGTTTCGTGATCCTAATGGTATTCGTCCGCTAATTTTCGGTGAGCGTTTGGCGACGAATGGCGGCACAGAGTATATGGTGGCTTCTGAGTCAGTAGCACTGACCGGTTCAGGTTTTAGCATTATCCGTGATGTCAAACCAGGTGAAGCTATCTTTATTGACTTAAACCATCAATTGCATACTTATCAATGTGTCGAGCCAAAAGAATATACACCCTGTATCTTTGAATACGTTTATTTTGCACGTCCAGATTCGATTATGGATAATATTTCGGTCTATAAATCACGTTTGCGTATGGGCGAAAAATTAGCAGATAAAATTCTTAGAGAGTGGGGCGAAGATCACGATATTGACGTAGTGATTCCTATTCCAGATACCTCACGTACCTCCGCGATGGAGCTGGCGCTTAAGATGAATATTAAGTACCGTGAAGGGTTTATGAAAAACCGTTATATCGGTCGTACCTTTATCATGCCAGGCCAACAGCAGCGTAAAAAGTCGGTTCGCCAAAAGCTTAGCCCAGTACCATTAGAATTTAAAGGCAAAAATGTTTTGTTGGTTGACGATTCTATCGTCCGTGGTACTACCTGCCATGAAATCATTCAAATGGCACGTGATGCAGGCGCAAGCAAGGTATTCTTTGCCAGTGCTGCGCCACCGGTTAAATATCCCAATGTTTATGGTATTGATATGCCAGTACGCAGTGAGTTGATTGCCTCAGGTCATACAGTGGAAGAAGTGCGTGATATTATCGGCGCTGATCGTTTGATTTTCCAAGATTTAGACGACTTAATTGATGCGGTAAAAGATACCAAGCACAGTAAGGTTGAAGGCTTTGATTGTGCAGTATTTAATGGTTGCTATATCACTGGTCAAATCGATGAAGCTTATCTTGATTATCTACAAGAACAGCGTAGTGAAACGGCTAAAATAGGTAAGAAAGGCATGCAAATCGTTGCAGATACACCAGTTGATATGATGGGTGTCGAAGAGCTTTAA
- a CDS encoding CvpA family protein, with product MSGLDIVIVVVVLIGLWRGFQVGLIKTAVGLVGWFIALIAATRLAGSVAPQLSGLVQNPVLQMAMAFLVIVIAILAIMHLVAFVFSGVLKTLRLGVVDKMAGGVLGAAKNVLMVLVILSISAPLLVQMPQWQTSVLAPELLPYAPMGKALVSDMFGLAWDQVNQS from the coding sequence ATGAGTGGTTTAGACATTGTGATTGTCGTTGTCGTTTTAATTGGCTTGTGGCGTGGCTTCCAAGTCGGATTGATTAAGACAGCGGTAGGTTTGGTCGGCTGGTTTATCGCGCTCATTGCTGCGACCAGATTGGCAGGTTCAGTGGCACCGCAGCTATCAGGTCTGGTACAAAACCCTGTATTACAGATGGCAATGGCATTCTTAGTGATTGTGATTGCCATATTGGCCATTATGCACTTAGTGGCGTTTGTATTCTCAGGGGTGCTTAAAACCTTGCGGTTGGGTGTGGTAGATAAAATGGCAGGCGGTGTGCTCGGTGCTGCCAAAAATGTGCTCATGGTGTTGGTCATTCTTAGTATCAGCGCGCCATTATTGGTACAGATGCCGCAATGGCAAACCTCGGTGCTCGCGCCTGAATTACTGCCTTATGCACCGATGGGTAAAGCGCTGGTCTCAGATATGTTTGGCTTGGCTTGGGATCAAGTCAATCAGTCGTAA
- a CDS encoding AzlD domain-containing protein: MTSSYLIIATFAMAAVTFVTRALPALIPKKLLDTPWLHRLNESLPLSVMVLLILTSLSYQGLSENTGLNSAELHLLIAQIGALLLVLFIYHISRQLLVSMIVGIAAINGLLWLLTNFSS; this comes from the coding sequence ATGACCAGTAGCTACCTGATTATTGCAACCTTTGCTATGGCAGCGGTTACCTTTGTGACTCGTGCCCTGCCAGCTTTAATACCCAAAAAACTGCTCGATACACCTTGGCTACACCGGTTGAATGAGAGTTTGCCGCTATCAGTAATGGTATTACTGATTTTAACCAGTCTGTCCTATCAAGGCTTATCAGAGAATACCGGTTTAAACAGTGCAGAATTACATTTATTAATAGCGCAAATTGGTGCTTTGTTATTGGTACTATTCATCTACCATATTAGCCGTCAGTTACTAGTTAGTATGATAGTCGGTATCGCAGCGATTAATGGTTTGCTCTGGCTACTGACCAATTTTTCAAGCTGA
- a CDS encoding AzlC family ABC transporter permease, with amino-acid sequence MNSQSNEIHQNQAQRYDWAEGFKKSLPVAMGYLPAGIAFGVLAQVAGIPVWATIMLSIVLYAGAAQYACLPMLSAGLPIGSIATNIAAINLRHVFYGMPLLQYLPTHKLAKTYCLFALTDETFSVMTSLPNESRQALILPISLFNQSWWVLASAIGVLIGSALSDLVPHLDFALVCLFAILAYEQFQSIKRYFPIGIAVIALAIASLFTSHWLLLVAITICMLMILARGFWTPQSVNGDTNDQ; translated from the coding sequence GTGAATAGCCAATCAAATGAGATTCATCAAAATCAAGCACAGCGCTATGACTGGGCAGAAGGCTTTAAAAAAAGCTTACCAGTAGCCATGGGTTATTTACCAGCGGGCATTGCCTTTGGTGTGCTTGCCCAAGTTGCCGGTATACCCGTATGGGCAACGATTATGCTCAGTATTGTGTTATATGCAGGTGCGGCACAATATGCCTGCCTACCGATGTTAAGTGCCGGATTACCGATTGGTAGTATCGCCACCAATATCGCCGCTATCAATTTGCGTCATGTATTTTATGGCATGCCATTACTACAATATCTGCCCACACATAAGCTTGCAAAGACCTATTGCTTATTTGCCCTCACCGATGAAACTTTTTCGGTGATGACCAGTTTACCGAACGAATCACGGCAAGCCTTGATACTGCCAATCAGTCTATTCAACCAAAGCTGGTGGGTACTGGCGAGTGCTATTGGCGTTTTGATTGGCAGCGCCCTCAGTGATTTAGTGCCACATTTAGATTTTGCTCTGGTGTGTTTATTTGCCATTTTAGCGTATGAGCAATTTCAAAGTATCAAACGTTACTTTCCCATTGGTATTGCGGTGATTGCGCTAGCGATTGCTTCGCTGTTTACCAGTCATTGGTTGTTACTGGTAGCAATTACCATTTGCATGCTGATGATTTTGGCGCGTGGATTTTGGACACCACAAAGCGTGAATGGAGACACCAATGACCAGTAG
- a CDS encoding MATE family efflux transporter, whose amino-acid sequence MPSTLPPSAIPPIDTRYARIIAIALPVLLANLAMPLQSVIDTAIVGNMNDTAKLAGIGLAIQLLSLLLVSFNFLQYASSGLSAQALGQLANSDTSTHGTLKKPHTTQSPLLSILQRALVLAFIIGAVLLLAKPWLIDFGLQALSANPDSGIAAKTYLDVRFWGVIAELMNFAFIGWFAGQGKTRYMLYQQGFIAILNIILTLFFVFVMNMGLVGVALGTMIAFWLGVVLALWLSRQHLQISWQALFTADREHFTKVKMLRLFSLNKDIFIRTLILTLSFAWITRLSAQSGDVILAANAILLQVLSISAFALDGVAVSAETLSGQAAGRRDWPRFRIIVKRTGIVSYGLAIMLSAIWWLAMPTYLQFMTNIEPVFILAYNYHLYAVLLPLVGVGAYWLDGIFFGLTAGSVIRNAALILAAVFFPLSWLLYQQWDMTGIWLSVWCLLLLRMIILGGFLYRAHQTGSYEKLQLEH is encoded by the coding sequence ATGCCATCTACCCTGCCGCCAAGTGCTATACCACCTATTGATACTCGCTATGCGCGCATCATCGCTATTGCATTGCCGGTATTATTGGCAAATCTTGCGATGCCGCTACAAAGCGTCATTGATACTGCGATTGTCGGCAATATGAATGATACCGCCAAACTTGCTGGTATAGGACTCGCGATCCAGTTACTGTCTTTATTGCTCGTCAGTTTTAACTTTTTGCAATATGCTTCATCTGGACTTTCGGCTCAGGCATTAGGTCAGCTGGCTAATAGCGACACCTCAACTCATGGCACATTAAAAAAACCACATACTACACAATCACCGCTGCTATCTATTTTGCAACGTGCTTTGGTATTGGCATTTATCATTGGCGCCGTTTTACTACTGGCCAAACCTTGGTTAATTGATTTTGGTCTACAAGCACTCTCAGCCAATCCTGATAGTGGTATAGCAGCAAAGACCTATTTAGATGTGCGCTTTTGGGGTGTGATAGCCGAGCTGATGAACTTTGCTTTTATCGGCTGGTTTGCAGGTCAAGGCAAGACCCGTTATATGCTTTACCAACAAGGTTTTATCGCCATACTCAATATCATTCTGACGCTGTTTTTTGTCTTTGTTATGAATATGGGCTTGGTCGGCGTGGCGTTAGGGACCATGATAGCGTTTTGGTTGGGTGTGGTATTGGCATTATGGCTCAGCCGTCAGCATCTGCAAATATCTTGGCAGGCATTATTTACTGCGGATCGAGAGCACTTTACCAAAGTTAAAATGCTTAGGCTATTTTCATTAAATAAAGATATTTTCATCCGTACGCTTATCTTAACCTTAAGCTTTGCTTGGATTACTCGCCTATCTGCACAAAGTGGTGATGTCATACTCGCAGCCAATGCTATTTTATTGCAGGTATTGAGTATCTCAGCCTTTGCCCTTGATGGGGTGGCGGTCTCTGCTGAGACGTTAAGTGGACAGGCAGCAGGACGACGCGATTGGCCACGCTTTCGTATTATTGTAAAACGCACCGGTATCGTCAGCTATGGTCTTGCCATCATGCTAAGCGCAATATGGTGGCTTGCAATGCCTACTTATTTGCAATTTATGACCAATATTGAACCGGTCTTTATCCTTGCCTACAACTATCATCTATATGCTGTTTTATTACCCCTCGTTGGGGTTGGTGCTTATTGGTTAGACGGGATATTTTTTGGCTTAACGGCAGGTAGCGTCATTCGTAATGCAGCTCTTATATTAGCAGCCGTCTTTTTCCCATTAAGCTGGCTACTTTATCAACAATGGGATATGACTGGCATCTGGCTGAGTGTCTGGTGTTTATTACTACTACGCATGATTATCCTTGGTGGATTTTTATATCGTGCTCACCAAACGGGTAGCTATGAAAAACTCCAACTTGAGCATTGA
- the gspM gene encoding type II secretion system protein GspM — MKILQRFAKRNASMPRTSVLSARMTGYQSLLSARWQALSPRDQLALIALSAFLLLFGGGYGGYSVHQAANNSKSEYHEQVADYFWLRAQAANIDSNALNAANPADGTAALPPASSVSTLLNNTGIVDAQVIANGDAVQLSFNHASQAVVSTALGKLEQQGWQFTQLSMQQDLITKAIQVQATVTS; from the coding sequence ATGAAAATATTACAGCGCTTCGCCAAACGTAACGCCTCTATGCCTCGGACAAGTGTGTTATCAGCGCGAATGACGGGCTATCAAAGCTTGTTATCTGCACGCTGGCAGGCATTGTCTCCCCGCGACCAGTTGGCTTTGATTGCATTGTCTGCTTTTTTGCTATTGTTTGGTGGCGGTTATGGCGGCTATAGTGTTCATCAGGCAGCAAATAATAGCAAAAGCGAGTATCACGAGCAGGTTGCGGATTATTTTTGGTTGCGTGCGCAAGCAGCTAATATCGATAGTAATGCATTAAATGCTGCCAATCCCGCTGACGGCACTGCTGCGCTGCCACCTGCCAGCAGTGTCAGCACACTGCTAAATAACACAGGTATTGTAGATGCTCAGGTGATTGCAAATGGTGATGCGGTGCAACTGAGTTTTAATCATGCCAGCCAAGCGGTGGTGAGCACCGCACTTGGTAAACTTGAACAGCAAGGTTGGCAATTTACCCAGCTGTCCATGCAGCAAGATTTGATCACTAAAGCGATTCAAGTACAGGCGACAGTCACCTCTTAG
- a CDS encoding DUF4870 family protein — translation MNDSPNRQTEARLSQPVKKSEPVVSDSHAPFGASSDHGITGQGQYDVTSDNINNNLNHNTNDNMSGNMNNNKRRSLITYNHITYLLYVLSYFTAGLLWIVPIFMNYAKRQDADGSWLATHFDWQIKTFWYSIFWFIIGIVIITFALGGFGVSMLADSGNIAIGSVLLAGFGLAIMGFTFIWHLYRIVRGWIALTDGRPVP, via the coding sequence ATGAATGACTCTCCTAATCGCCAAACTGAAGCGCGTTTGAGTCAACCGGTGAAAAAATCTGAACCTGTTGTGTCAGATAGTCATGCGCCTTTTGGTGCCTCATCCGATCATGGGATTACAGGGCAAGGACAATACGATGTGACGAGCGATAATATAAATAACAATCTAAATCACAATACGAACGACAATATGAGTGGCAATATGAATAATAATAAGCGCCGATCTTTAATCACTTATAATCACATCACCTATTTGTTATATGTACTCAGTTATTTTACGGCAGGTCTACTATGGATTGTGCCTATTTTTATGAATTATGCCAAGCGTCAAGATGCTGATGGTTCATGGTTAGCCACTCATTTTGATTGGCAGATTAAGACTTTTTGGTACAGTATTTTTTGGTTTATTATTGGTATTGTCATTATAACGTTTGCCTTAGGTGGCTTTGGCGTTAGCATGTTAGCAGATAGCGGCAATATAGCCATCGGCTCGGTATTGTTAGCCGGTTTCGGTTTGGCAATTATGGGCTTTACCTTTATTTGGCATCTTTACCGGATTGTAAGGGGTTGGATTGCTCTGACGGATGGGCGACCTGTACCCTAG